GGCATCATCCTGAGATCCACAAGGACGGAAGGATGGAAACCGCGCGAGATTATGTACATCAACTATATCGGAGATCTATTTCTGAGGATGCTGAAAAGTCTGATACTGCCGCTGATCATCTCCAGCTTGGTGTCCGCCATTGGGTCTCTGGACCTCTCACTTAGCGGCAGAATCGGTTATCGAGCGGTTACATATTATATGGTGACCACTATCAGCGCTGTTGTCTTAGGTCGGTTGTTTAGGTCGATTCGTCGTTTGATTCTATTTGATTGATCCGCTCAATTCTCCTTCTTGCAGGCATCATTCTAGTGATTACCATTCAGCCGGGTGTGGGAAATAACCCACACGTGAAAACGAAATCACCCCCGCAGAATGTTTCCACTATCGACACACTGATGGATCTGGTCAGAAACATGTTTCCACCAAATTTGGTGGAGGCTTGCATTTCTCAACACCGAACCGAAATGCAGAAACCGGACAACAGCACTTCGGGTAATGATCAAAGACGttaaattatactgtaatatattgtgCTATAGCATGCTATTACACACTATTGTTCTTTTTGTTCCGAACAGTCAACATGGACGATTGGGAGCCGGTACAGAAGAGCGTCTCCGGAACAAATATCATGGGTCTGGTTGTCTTTGCCACGGTTTTAGGTATTACTTTGGGGAAGATGGAGGAGACAGGAAAACCGCTGCTCTATTTCTTTGAATCCTTGTCGGGCGCGATGATGTTGATTACTCACTGGGTCATTTGGTAAATTCACATTTGATGAATGTGCTGCAGAGCATGTTGCATGTCCGTGTTCTTTTAGCTACTCCTTTCAACCGGCAAACAAGACGAGTGGTACCGGTTGTTGAAGTTACATTCTAACGAGACTTTCAAAATCTAACAAACAAAGTTTCAATGCTAACCCGTTAAAGAGGGTTGGATCTCCGAGTATCAAGTATCTCTAAGCTTCAATAACGTGTATATCTGGCTTTGATTGCTAAAAAAATGATGTTGTTCCctcgacgaaacgaaaaaaataacaataagtCGAACAGTTAAATTTATACCGTCTTCCAGGTTGTCGCCCGTTGGTGTGCTATTCCTGGTAGCCGCGAAAATCACCGAGATGCAATCCCTGGACGAAGTGGTTGCTCAATTGGGCATGTACTTCTTGACCGTGTTGATTGGCCTGTTCATACATGGTTTCATAGTTCTGCCTATTCTGTATTTTGTAATCACAAGGAGAAATCCATACGTTTACATATCGAATTTGGCGCAAGCACTGGTCACTGCTTTCGGCACGTCGTCGAGCTCTGCCACTCTGCCTGTCGCCATCAACTGCTTGGAAGAGCGGAACCACGTTGATCCACGGGTCACCAGGTTTGTTTTACCCATAGGTGCCACCATTAATATGGATGGCACGGCCCTCTATGAAGCTGTGGCCGCGATTTTCATCGCTCAAGTGCGTCAAGTCAGCCTTACCTTTGGACAGTTAGTGGCTGTTAGGTGAGAGAGACAAGCGTCTTAAATTCAAAccaataaaaatctaataaaaactGATCGGATACCTCTGATGTTAGTATAACAGCGACTGCGGCAAGTATCGGAGCAGCTGGAATCCCGCAAGCAGGTCTGGTGACCATGGTGATGGTACTGGACACGGTTCGTCTGCCAGCTGATGATGTGTTCCTGGTGATTGCAGTCGATTGGTTGCTGTAAGTTGATTCTGCTTTTGGTTGCtcgaaattcgaaattgattctatTTACTATTCTGCTGGTTACTTAAatctttgattaatttattaattcgcaGAGATCGTTGTAGAACAACAGTAAACGTGGTAGGCGATTCCCTGGGGGCAGGTATAGTGAATTACCTGAGCAAAAACGAACTGGCCACCCTGCCTCATAATACACATTCTCAAAACGGTGGAGATCGTCATACCTCGACGTCCATATGAAATTAGCATCGGTAACAGATAATTCGTCTTGTCGAGACATTTCTTTCGACTTCGACACCGCACATTCCTGCACAAAGAAGTTTATCGAACACGTACACGAAACTCGGGACACCAAAATGGTTCTGTCATGGCAGAAACGGtggcaaaaatattgtacctTGAAATGAAATCGATCCACCATCGAGCAAACAACAACCCTTTCGCGCAATACTTCTAGGCGCGATTAGTAGTGTTTTAGATTTAATCTCGTTCGGTTAAAGTACAAAATGATCCAACGGTCTGATCATGTTTTAATGGTCGTTTTCAGCTACCGGCTTGAATTAGAAGACTCTGGGAGTTTCACAGTGGTTACTGATTTTCATTCAGTACACATTCCGAGAACACCGCGAAATCAAGTGCCAAATATGCCAAACGTAATCTCGtctatgttttttttttcaaatcggGTCCTTTTTTACTGACTTGGTAATTGTTTCGCGAAACTATCAAACATGCGACCGAATCTAAATATCGTTAGCAACGTTCGTCTCTGCTTGACGAAGCTTCCTAGGAAAATTCTGTACACTTAAAAGCGATCCAATAGATTAGTATGAACGCCCAAGTTACTGCCcaaatgtttcaatttcttcTGATATCTGTTGTTAATTGTTACATAGTCACTTCCGAATTTAACTGTTTCCCGGTCACATTCTTAAGGAGTTTAATCATATGAAGTAACAGAAATTTTCCGATCGATGGCTAACATAGAAAATTCAATGACCTACgttaaacaactttttctgTTCAAGTCGCTATGTAAGacacattttcatttgaaaactTAAACGGCCAAGCAATAAATTAGTAACAGTATTAGTACCAACGATAATTACATACGATAcgcaacacacacacacacgcgcgcgcgcgcgcacgcgcgcacgcacgcacacagagaaagagaaatgcaTACACTTGCTATATTAAGCGTTGTCTTCCATTACTATAcgaactatatatttattacaacttaTTGTTAGCTGGAAGATGAAATAGTTGAACAAGCGTGAAATGAATTGTTATTACTTTCCGAAGTCGTGAAAGCAATAATACAAATCCGTTATGAATGTGTTCAATTTTCCATAGTTAGCATTATTTGCAGAGATACGCAGAAAAGAACTCGTTGAATACTGATAGGAACCGTAGAACCAGTGATCACAGATGTTATGGTATTTAATCTCTTACTACAGTACCTTACCGACGTACTATTTAGATGAAAAGTGTTCACCGAATCTATGAAACGTTTATTACTACATGTATTCGTTTACGCAGTAATATCGGTGCATGCGATGAGTGTAACTGAACAGTCAAActtgtatttttaacttattcaTTGTGCTATACTTTACACGGACGAAAGTCGATTAAGTCATAAGATAACTATGTACTGTACTACATTTCAAGTTTCTTGCATCGTAACCGATTCATCTAAACCTAAACGATCAAAACATTCGAAAAGTGCAGCatatctatgtatatttaaGGATTCTAATCTAACGTTGATCGttcagaaaaaataataactaaaaatactaatatgttattttttgcaaagaatgtattggaataaaaagagaaagacagaaaaaatatgaaaaaaatatatgaattgtATAGTTAATTTTACGTAGTTATATGTCTGTTGTCGTGTAATCAAGTTATTAGGAAATTGAATTAGCTTTTCCCTCAACTCTTAGTTTCAAATTAAacttaataattcaaatttttacacAAGACCAAAATATGGTAATTATTTGGAGTAACATATCacagaatatttgaaatttctaaCTGAGAAAAGCTAATGTCAATactacgatttttcttgatatatcaaatattactaTTGCTGATTTTGCTAAGTGATACACGGTTACAAATTCTAATCCAATTctataaatagtatttatgtATGTACCTGTACGTATTTAAGTAATGCCATAGTTGCATAACAATAtgctgtataatatttatttgtacaataaatgt
This sequence is a window from Augochlora pura isolate Apur16 chromosome 9, APUR_v2.2.1, whole genome shotgun sequence. Protein-coding genes within it:
- the LOC144475399 gene encoding excitatory amino acid transporter 1; its protein translation is MEVSTELTPLSGTDTQCKIAERTSYYPQEPNKRPKTRQEKIRSCLQHNSLTILTVGGVVGGVILGIILRSTRTEGWKPREIMYINYIGDLFLRMLKSLILPLIISSLVSAIGSLDLSLSGRIGYRAVTYYMVTTISAVVLGIILVITIQPGVGNNPHVKTKSPPQNVSTIDTLMDLVRNMFPPNLVEACISQHRTEMQKPDNSTSVNMDDWEPVQKSVSGTNIMGLVVFATVLGITLGKMEETGKPLLYFFESLSGAMMLITHWVIWLSPVGVLFLVAAKITEMQSLDEVVAQLGMYFLTVLIGLFIHGFIVLPILYFVITRRNPYVYISNLAQALVTAFGTSSSSATLPVAINCLEERNHVDPRVTRFVLPIGATINMDGTALYEAVAAIFIAQVRQVSLTFGQLVAVSITATAASIGAAGIPQAGLVTMVMVLDTVRLPADDVFLVIAVDWLLDRCRTTVNVVGDSLGAGIVNYLSKNELATLPHNTHSQNGGDRHTSTSI